In Mangifera indica cultivar Alphonso chromosome 14, CATAS_Mindica_2.1, whole genome shotgun sequence, the DNA window AAACTTGAATGGTCTGATACTTTTAGGCCTTTCCGATAATGACTTGAATGGATCTATTCCAGTAACAGTTGAAAAGTTATGGAATCTCCAAGGTTTGTTCTTCCATAATACTAATTTGCAGGGATCCATCCTATATGAAGTTTGCCAATTGAAGAACTTGGTTGACTTAGAGTTAAATGATAACAAGCTCTCTGGAGACATACCTGCTTGCCTTGGAAGTTTAGTTTCTCTGAGAAATCTGCAGTTGGGCTCCAACAGATTCACTTCAAGCATACCTGAATCCTTGTGGAATCTCACATATATCTTGGAGGTAAACCTGTCGTCAAATTCTTTAACTGGCTCTCTCCCTTcagatgttcaaaatttgagGGTCTTGGTAGGTCTAGATTTATCAAGGAATCAGTTATCTGGTGAGATACCAGTCACGGTGGGAGATCTTAAAAATCTAGCTAGTCTATCTTTGGCTTATAAGAGATTTGAAGGCCCTATTCCTAACTCATTCAATACTATGGTAAGCCTGGAATCCTTGGATCTGTCTGATAACAATCTCACTGGGGAAATTCCCAAGTCCTTGGAGGCACTTCAGTATCTTAAGCATTTTAATGTGTCTCACAATAGGTTAGAAGGGGAAATTCCTGACAAAGGGCCTTTCAGAAACTTCTCAGCTGAATCGTTTATAGGGAATTATGCGCTTTGT includes these proteins:
- the LOC123196006 gene encoding receptor kinase-like protein Xa21 translates to MLNLRDNNLTADEEWGFLSSLTNCREIEVLNLGDNPLSSSLPPSIGNLSTSLQKFDMYNSKLMGNVPLEIGNLNGLILLGLSDNDLNGSIPVTVEKLWNLQGLFFHNTNLQGSILYEVCQLKNLVDLELNDNKLSGDIPACLGSLVSLRNLQLGSNRFTSSIPESLWNLTYILEVNLSSNSLTGSLPSDVQNLRVLVGLDLSRNQLSGEIPVTVGDLKNLASLSLAYKRFEGPIPNSFNTMVSLESLDLSDNNLTGEIPKSLEALQYLKHFNVSHNRLEGEIPDKGPFRNFSAESFIGNYALCGSSQLQVPPCKNNSIKPSNTTAKIVLKFILPPILLIILVAIVIISFIRCRSQSENYPAQEDLLPLAAWARTSYLEIE